The Brassica oleracea var. oleracea cultivar TO1000 chromosome C6, BOL, whole genome shotgun sequence genomic interval ACCATATATTTACATAGGACTTTTTTTTTAAAAAATATTATCTTATTATTTGATCGATTTGTGTCAAATTTTGAACTGATCCAAGTTGGGACCAGTAAAAATTATTAATTTATAGAGATTATTAATTTATCGGATATTAATTTATAGAAATTATACTTGTATTCTATTAAACCCACTGCTGGCTTTTTGTTATTTTTGAATACGCCAAATCCAGATTCAACAAATATATAAATATTCATGTCTTATAATATGTTTCGTAATTGTATTAAACAAAAGGACTCATCTATCACTCATAAAAGGAGTGACATGGAGTTTCACTAGTTAGACGTGGTTCAAGTCCCTTTTCATTTTTGAAAGCCTTTTTACGAAAAAAGTCCCTTTTCATTTTATCATGAATTTTTTTTACTTACATAAATTAACGAATGGTTATTTTTACTCTTGAATAAATTTTTTTAATCGATTTGAGTCCTTTTAAAAATGTTTCATGGCACAGTTTTGAGGTGCAACTCCGCTTGTATTTAGTTAATTTTTATTAATCAATTTTTAAATTGTATTTTCAATCAATTTCTTCAAAATATATGTAATAACTCAAAAAATTAAATATGAAAACATATGTGATGGAATAAAGAAAATGATATATAGATTGTGCAACCACGTGCTAGTGATACTATAAATGGAGTAAGTTTGTTGCGGTCTTGTGGATTCGCGAAATGCTATATTTTAAGATTACAAATTAGTGTTAATTTTGATATTCCGCCATTTTAGTTCATAAAAAACTGTGAGTATTTAAATATTTTTAAATATTAATTTTTTTTTATTTGGGACTAGACCTTTTTATTTGGCACCTAAAACTGAGAAAAGGGAATAAAGTAATGAAAAAAGAAAACAAACAACACAAAACGAAAAATAAAAATCTCACATGAATATATTAAAGATTAATTTTGAATTTGTATGCAAATACAAATAATTTTTATAAAATCCCATATTATTAGGTTAAATAATAATTAAGCAGGTGATACCGCTATTGAAACAGACACACAATGAGCCCATAATTCATCTCTTTTCTGTAAATATTTGGATTCGTTTCCGATTAAACTAGGTCTATCAGCGATATATTTGACAAGTGTGTCATGACACTCTTTGCCTTCTTGAACAAGCTCCTTGCAACAAGGAATTGATACAATTCCATCTCCAAAAACTTGAGAAATGATCTTGAGTGCACAGTTTGGACTAATTTTAACAACACATTGATCCCATAATTTTTTTGGCTCATTTTCTTCTACAGCTAATGAAGGTACACATGTATTCGCCACAACTAGGACAACAAATGACAACATAATAAAGTTAAGCTTCGCCATGGTTGTTATGTGTTTGAGGATTTACTGTTTAACTTTTCTCAAGTTAGAGAAAGAAATAAGTTTTTAAATTTCTGATGTTATTTGAATAAACGAGGCTTGCCCTATTTATAGATACGAATAATCAATATTTAACATTTATGTTCGACTAATGAATTTTGCTTTTGACGTTTTTATCATTAACATGTGTTAAGTTACATTTTTTGCTGAAGTTATTAACTGCTTAGGCTTATACTTTATAAAGAATTAAATTAGGATTCCTGTAGTATACAAATGAACACACTAAAAAGTTATGTAATTATTTAAATTAAAAACTACCGAACATTTTTAATGAATTTTTTTTTTTGTCAGCAACATAAAATTTGGTGGTTGTATATCAATTTACTACAAAAACCAAAAGTACACTCTAACATTTGATCAATCTAGAAATGATTTAAAGTATATATCTATATATCTCTCTCTCTATAAGATTAAAGGAAAGAGTTTCAGATTTTATATATTTTTTATTTCGTGATGTAGGATGCTTAAGAATGTAATTTTATCTTTTTAATTTTATAAACTTTTATATAGGGATGGTTATGAGGTAAGACATGACTCCATTTGGGAAAATAATCTACAAATTTCAATTCCTATACAAGAAATAAAACATGAAATGTATATAGAATGAAATTTAATAAAAACTTAAAAATAAATTTTCGAATTTAAACTTGCCATATCATATTTTATCAGTTTATAACTTACATAATAGTTTAAATACTATATATTTTCTCAAGGAAATTTATGTGTCTCATATTAAACATATAACTAGCATATATATACTTATATAAATTAACGAATGGTTATTTTTATTCTTGAATGAATTTTTTTAATAGAGTTGAGCGCTTTTAAAAATTTTTCATGCACAGTTTTGAGCCGCGACTCCGTTTGTATATGGTTAATGTTTCTTAAATCAATCTTCAAATTGTGTATTCGATCAATTTATTCAAAATTTATTTAATAACTCCAAAATTTAAATATGAAAAGGTATGTGATGGGAAGAAGAAAATGGTATATAGATTGTGCGACCACTTGAAGGTGATACTATANNNNNNNNNNNNNNNNNNNNNNNNNNNNNNNNNNNNNNNNNNNNNNNNNNNNNNNNNNNNNNNNNNNNNNNNNNNNNNNNNNNNNNNNNNNNNNNNNNNNTCAATCTAGAAATGATTTAAAGTATATATCGATATATCTCTCTCTCTCTATAAGATTAAAGGAAAGAGTTTCAGATTTTATATATTTTTTATTTCGTAATGTAGGATGCTTAAGAATGTAATTTTATCTTTTTAATTTTATAAACTTTTATATAGGGATGGTTATGAGGTAAAACATGACTCCACTTGGGAAAATAATCTACAAATTTCAATTCCTATACAAGAAATAAAACATGAAATCTATATAGAAGGAAATTTAATAAAAACTTAAAAATAAATTTTAATTTAAACTTTCCATAACATATTTTATCAGTTTATAACTTACATAATATTTTAATTACTATATATTTTCTCAAGGAAATTTATGTGTCTCATATTAAACATATAACTAGCATATATATACCTATATAAATTAACGAATGGTTATTTTTATTCTTGAATGAATTTTTTTAATAGAGTTGAGTCCTTTTAAAAATGGTTCATGCACAGTTTTGAGCCTCGACTCCGTTTGTATTTGGTTAATGTTTCTTAAATCATTCTTCAAATTGTGTATTTGGTCAATTTATTCAAAATATATTTAATAACTCCAAAATTTAAATATGAAAACGTATGTGATGGAAAAAAGAAAATGGTATATAGATTGTTCGACCACTTGAAGGTGATACTATAAATGTAATAAGTCTGTTGCGGTCTTGTGGATTGGAGAAATAGTAGATTTTTAAGATTACAAATTAGTGTTTATTTTGATATTTCAACTTATTAATTCATAAAAAGTTTAAATATTATAATTTTTTTAATTGGCATCTAAAACTGAGAAAAGGGAACAAATAATGCAAAATAAATTAAGTAACATAAAACGATAAATATAAATCTCACATGAATATATTGAAAATTAATTTTGAATTTGTATGCAAATACAAATAATTTTATTAAAATCCCATATCATTATTTTAAATAATAATTAAGCCGGTGATACCGCTTTTGAAATAGACACACAATAAGCCCATACTTTATCTCTTTTCTGTAAATATTTGGATTCGTTTCCGATTAAACTTGGTCTATCCGCGATATATTTGACAAGTGTGTCATGACACTCTTTGCCTTCTTGAACAAGCTCCTTGCAACAAGGAATTGATACAACTCCATCTCCAAAAACTTGAGAAATGATCTTGAGCGCACAGTTTGGAATGATTTTAACAACACATTGATCCCATAACTTTTTTTGGCTCATTTTCTGCTACAGCTAATGAAGGTACACATGTATTCGCCACAACTAGGACAACAAAAGAAAACATAATGAAGTTAAGCTTCGCCATGGTTGTTATGTGTTTGAAGATTTACTGTTTAACTTTTCTCAAGTTAGAGAAAAATAAGTTTTTAAATTTCTGATGTTATTTGAATAAACGAGGCTTGCCCTATAGATACGAATATTCAATATTTAAAATTTCTTTTCGACTAGTGAATTTTGCTTTTGACGTTTTTTTATCATTAACATGTGTTAAGTTACATTTTTTTTGCTGAAGTTATTAACTGCTTAGGTTTATACTTTTAAAGAAGTAAATTAGGATTCTTGTAGTATACAAATGAACATACTAAAAAGTTATATAAATATTTAAATTAAAAACTACAGAAAATTTTTAATGAATATTTTTTTTTATGTCAGCAACATATAATTTGGTGGTTGTATATCAACTTACTACAAAAACCTAAAGTACACTCTAACATTTGATCCATCTAGAAATGATTTAAAGTCTATTTCAATATCTCTATCTCTCTAATACTAAAGGAGAGAGTTTCAGATTTTATATTTTCTTTATTTCGTAATGTAGGATGCTTAAGAATATAATTTAATCCTTTTAATTTTATAAACATTTATATAGAGATGGTTATGAGGTAAAACATTTACTCCACTTGGGAAAATAATCTACAAATTTCAATTCCCTATACAAGAAATGAAACATGAAATCTATAAAGAATGAAATTTAATAAAAACAGAAAAACAAATTTTCAAATTTAGACTTGCCACATAGATTAACTACTATATATTTCTCAAGGAAATTTATGTGTCTCATATTAAACATATAAATAGCATATATATGCTTATATAAATTAACGAATGGTTATTTTTATTCTTGAATGAATTTTTTAATTGAGTTGAGTCCTTTTAAAAATGTTTCATGCACAGTTTTGAGCCGCTACTCCGTTTGTATTTGGTTATTTTTTTCTTAAATCATTCTCCAAGCTGTATTTTCGATCAATTTCTTCAAAATATATGTAATAACTGCAAAATTTAAATATGAAAACAAATGTTATGGGAAACAGAAAATGGTATATAGATTGTGCGACCACTTGTTGAAGGTGATACTATAAATGTAATAAGTCTGTTGCGGTCTTGTGGATTGCGGAAATGCTAGATTTTTAAGATTACAAATTAGTGTTTATTTTGATAATTCACCTTATTAATTCATAAAAACTGTGAGTATTTAAAAATTTTTAAGTATTAATTTTTTTTTGGCATCTAAAACTGAGAAAAGGGAATAAAGTAATGCAAAATAAAATAAGTAACATAAAACGATAAATATAAATCTCACATGAATGTGCTAAAAATTAATTTTGAATTTGTATGCAAATACAAATAATTTTATTAAAATCCCATATCATTATGTTAAATAATAATTAAGCCGGCGATACCGCTTTTGAAACAGACACACAATAAGCCCATACTTCATCTCTTTTCTGTAAATATTTGGATTCGTTTCCGATTAAACTAGGTCTATCCGCGATATATTTGACAAGTGTGTCATGACACTCTTTGCCTTCTTGAACAAGCTGTTTGCAACAAGGAATGGATACAACTCCATCTCCAAAAACTTGAGAAATGATCTTGAGCGCACAGTTTGGACTGATTTTAACAACACATTGATCCCATAACTTTTTTGGCTCATTTTCTTCTACAGCTAATGAAGGTAAACATGTATTCGCCACAACTAGGACAACAAAAGAGAACATAATAAAGTTAAGCTTCACCATGGTTGTTATGTGTTTGAGGATTTACTGTTTAACTTTCCTCAAGTTAGAGAAAGAAATAAGTTTTTAAATTTCTGATGTTATATGAATAAACGAGGCTTGCCCTATTTATAGATACGAATAATCAATATTTAACATTTATGCTCGATTAATGAATTTTTCTTTTGACGTTAAGTTACATTTTTTTTTGCTGAAGTTATTAACTGCTTAGGTTTATACTTTATAAAGAATTAAATTAGGATTCTTGAAGTATACAAATGAACATACTAAAAACTTATATAATTATTTAAATTAAAAACTACAGAACATTTTTAATGAATATTTTTTTATGTCAGAAACATATAATTTGGTGGTTGTATATCAACTTACTACAAAAACCAAAAGTACACTCTAACATTTGATCCATCTAGAAATGATTTAAAGTATATATCAATCTCTCTCTCTCTCTAAGATTAAAGGAGAGAGTTTCAGATTTTATATTTTCTTTATTTCGTAATGTTGGATGCTTAAGAATGTAATTTTATCCTTTTAATTTTATAAACTTTATGAGGTAAAACATGACTCCACTTGGGAAAATAATCTACAAATTTCAATTCCTATACAAGAAATAAAACATGAAATCTATATAGAATGAAATTTAATAAAAACATAAAAACAAATTTTCGAATTTAAACTTGCCATATCATATTTTATCAGTTTATAACTTACATAATAGTTTAATTACTATATATTTTCTCAAGGAAATTTATGTGTCTCATATTAAACATATAAATAGCATATATATACTTATATAAATTAACAAATGGTTATTTTGATTCTTAAATGAATTTTTTTAATCGAGTTAAGTCTTTTAAAAAATGTTTCATGCACAGTTTTGAGCCGCGACTCTGTTTGTTTTTGGTTAATTTTTCTTAAATCATTCTTCAAATTGTATTTTCGATCAATTTCTTCAAAAATTTTGTAATAACTCCAAAATTTAAATATGAAAACGTATGTGATGAGAAAAAGAAAATGGTATATAGATTGTGCGACTACTTGAAGGTGGTACTATAAATGTGATAAGTCTGTTGCGGTCTTGTGGATTGGCGAAATGCTAGATTTTTAAGATTACAAATTAGTGTTATTGTGATATTTCACCTTATTAATTCATAAAAACTGTGAGTATTTAAAGATTTTTAAGTATTAATTTTTTTATTTGGCATCTAAAACTGAGAAAAGGGAATAAAGTAATGAAAAATAAAATAAGTACCACAAAACGATAAATATAAATCTCACATGAATATATTAAAAATTAATTTTGAATTTGTATGCAAATACAAATAATTTTATTAAAATTCCATATCATTATGTTAAATAATAATTAAGCCGGTGATACCGCTTTTGAAAAAGACACACAATAAGCGCATACTTCATCTCTTTTCTGTAAATATTTGGATTCATTTCCGATTAAACTAGGTCTATCCGCGATATATTTGACAAGTGTGTCATGACACTCTTTGCCTTCTTGAACAAGCTCCTTGATTAAAGGAGAGAGTTTATGATTTTATATTTTATTTATTATGTTATGTAGGATGCTTAAGAATAATTTTTTCTTTTTCATTTTATCATTTTTATGCAGAGATGGTTATGAGGTAAAACCTGACTCCACTTGGGAAAATAATCTACAAATTTCAATTCACTATAATAAAATAATATGTAATATATATATAAGAATAAATTTTAATAAAAAACAAATAAGAATTTTTTTTAAAAAATCCAATTTATGCTTGCGATATTAGATTTTATCAGTTTATTATTTTCAAAATAGTTTAATTTCTTTTTATATTTCTCAAGGAAATTTATGTGTTTTATATTAAAAATATAAATAACAGATATATACTTACATAAATTAACATATGTGATGGGACAAAGAAAATGGTATATGGATTGTGGGATCAGTTGAAGTTTGAGAGCAGAGAACTTCTTTGCTCTCAAAATGGTATATGGATTGTGGGATCAGTTGAAGTTTGAGAGCAAAGAAAATGGTATATGGATAAGTGTGTTGCGATCTTGTAGAGTCGCGAAAGACAAGATTCTTATGATTACAAATAAATGTTTATTTTGATATTTCGCCATTTGAGATAATGAAAATTGTGGGTAATTAAAGATTTTTTAAATAACATATTTTTATTTCGGATTTGACCTCTTTATTTGGTATCTAAATGAGAAAAGAAAATAAAATAATGCAAAAGAAAACAAGCAACACAAAATGATAAATATAAATCTCACATGAATATATTTTATTTTGAACTTGTATGCATATATAAATAATTTTATTAAAATACATATTACTGTGTTAAAATATAATTAAGCTGGTGATAATGTTTTTGATACAGACACACAGTGAACCCATAATTCATCTATTTTCTGTAAGTATTTGGATTAGTTTCCAATTAACAAGTGTGTTATGTCATTGGTTTTTTTTGGAACAAACTCATGGCAGCAAAGAATGGATAGAGCTGAATTTTCAAAAACTTGAGAAATAACAGAATTATTTATAAGAATTGAAAAAACAAAGAACAATAATTGACAAAACAAAATCCTAAATCACAAATAACAATTTTAACTATTAAGTAACATATAATATATAGTAAAAGATACGCTGCTTCTTTTTCACATTTACAGCTTCTGATAGATAACAAATTCAAACACACATATTTTAAAAATATCTTTTGTCAAAGATATTTTAAAATATTTTCAATATTATTAATAATTTTGTTAGATTTTGAAGTTCAAAACTCTTGTTCTCACAGAAAGAGGGATTCGGACATTGTGAACTCCATTGTCGGTCCATGTCAAGCTCCCAAAGTGATAATCAGTGTTCACTCTATGAGTCGTGGAGACTTTCACCGTAAATGTAATCTTCTTGGTATTGGGACCGAACTCAAGAGTTTTAGGACTCACCTGCAGGTTTATACCTAGAGGCGGTTCGATCACAGCTTTGTAAACCGAGCCGACCGGTCCAACATTTGTCACGGTTCTAGTTATTGTGATCTCTTGACTAAGATATGGGATTGTGATGGAGGGCAAGTTAACATCAAGCATGGATGGAGTTGGGGAAGGGCAAGTGTAAACTTTTCCAAGTAGTTTTGAGATGGATATATCTTCATAGCCTGCAGAACACAAGTAATGAACATATTCATCATGGCCCATGTCGTAGACAAGTCCCGGGTCTGCCACCTTCCCCGGGTTCACGAGGCCGCCTCCGTAGTCAAAGGGGTCAGCGATTTTGCGCGGGGAACCCTCCGCTGCAATAGGCTCTCCCGATGGGTCCGTTTGAAATGCTGCAAGGGCTATCAGTCATTCACTGAAACTTCTTCGGAAACAAGAAATAACTACAACGTTTCTTGGTAAGCAAGAAACAAATATTTTTTGTAAATACACAATTTTACCAGTTGTGACGAGAGCGGATCGAATCGCAGCAGGGGACCAGTCAGGGCGTTTTTGCTTAAGAAGTGCAACTATTCCTGTTACGACAGGTGTAGCCATCGATGTCCCTGACATGAACTCGTATCCTGCCCCTGTTGGTACGGCCGCAAGTATACCTACACCTGGTGCTGCTATATCCGGCTGTACTTAAAAAAACCATAAGCCAACTTCACGACGGGTAAATCGCATGTAAAAAACAAGTTAGTAAGAAGTTTATACTTCACCTTGAGAATGGCGGGAGATATTGAATTGGGACCTCTAGACGAAAACCTTGCAACCTTAGTCGCTGAAGGTCGGCCAACGAATGTCTTGGTTGGGCTGATCTTAGCTTTAGGAAATCTGCAGAAATCATTACAAAAGGAAAAAAAAAAGTCTCTATCGAACCAAAAGAGTTCATAAATGGATAACAAATAGAGAAATGTGAGAACTTACTTGGCTGTTTGGAGATACAGTAAAATGTCCATCCCAATTTCATAGTCTACCCGGGCAGAGGCGATACCCGCGGTGCCCGGTTCGATCAAATCAATGGGCTTTGTTGCGATGATGATGCCAACAACGCCTTTAGATTTCGCGAATTCAGCCATCTGATCTGTAAATCTATCTGTTAGGAAGGTAAACAAGATTTTCCCCTTAGCTTTACCGGCTTCAAAATCAGCTTTGGTCAAGTCATCGAAGTAAATAAGATCAGTGAATCCGACTTCTTCTCCTATGTATAAACCTTCTTGACCCTGATAAATGCGTCCCACAAAAATATTTAAAATAAACAATTATAAATTTTTTTGTACCACAAGTAAAACTATATACGTACCAGTACGGTTACATTGTTTCCAAGAGTGATGGGCGTGAAGAACTCTCGGTCCATGGTCGTAGCCGCGACCGTTATAATCCACGGAGCAACGTTAGAGATGGTTTGAGTTTCGGGACCATCGTTCCCACCAGCGCATACCACGGTAATACCCTTCATCACGGCGTGGAAAGCAGCGATAGCGAAATCACTCCTATCGACCTCGAAATCAAGCGGTATCTCGGATCCGAGCGAGAGCGATAGAACATCGACGCCATCACGCATAGCGTGATCCATGGCCTTTAAAATATCCGGCGTGAAACACTCCTCGTTGTTCCAACACACTTTGTAAGCGGCTACACGGGCCCTAGGGGCACTGCCTCTCGCTGTTCCCTGACCTAAACCGAGGAAGTTTGCGTTTTGGACAAAAGAACCTGCTGCTGTCGACGCACAGTGTGTTCCGTGGCCGATTTTGTCCAAAGGCGACATGGCCTCGTCTCTCTCCGCTGCATTGAAAGCCCCTTTGTACTTTCTGGCGATACCCTTTGCGTAGTACGTAGCTCCGATCACCTTTCTGTTGCACATCGACGCGTTGAAACCTTCTCCTGAAACACATTGTCCCTTCCAGCGTGCCGGGATCGGTCCAAGACCGTTGTCATTAAATGACTTTGACCCTGGCCATATTCCTGAGTCCACGATTCCTATGATTGTGTCGCTTCCCATATCGGTATCATGGACGAGACCGGTTGGAGCGGTTGAAGTGAGTCCCAAGTAATCACTAACCCTTGTTGTTGTTAGTTTCATATTCTTGCTTCTTGTTAAGTGAACAACATGCGGATTTTCTATTATAAATTCAGATCCAAAGTGGATATATAATTAGTACTGTTTTTGAGTTTAACCTAATTCTTGTGCAACAAGTTCCCTCAGAGAGAATAGTTTCATATTTTACCTGAGAGTTCCCTTGCTTGGGATGATGTGAGTTTTGCTGAAAAGCCTGAAAACCCATGTCTGTAACTATAAATCATAGACTCACGAGAAGCTTCTTTGCTGCATCATTAGTCAAACCATTTAAATTTATCAGAAAATAATATTTTCCGCGCAACATTCATGATCTTTGGAAAGAATAGACCAATAATGAGATTACCTTCCAAGAAGCGATCCAAGGATATCATGATGTGAATCAGTAACAAGTTTAGGATCATTATGTTGCCTCTTACCCAAATGCACCGTGTAAATCTAAATATAACATCACCGAGAAAGTTAAATTAGTGAAATTCCTTGCAATTAACGTCTCTCTCTTTTGGCAGAAATAAAAAAGATTTAAAAAATCGGCAATAGGTATATACCTGGCTTTCCTGATTCGCACAAGAAATTAAGGATATCTTCAAGATGAATACTAAACTTATGTACACAACTACAATATGCTTCCTATTATTGGATACAGTCAGAGAAGACAACCCCATTTTCAGGGTTTTATGAGTTTTTGTTCAAGCTGATTCTTTTTATACAAGAATCTTCCAAGAATATTAGGGTTCTTATTCTTGGATCTCCTCAAACAATGTTCTCTCTGATTGTATCCCAGAAGAAGCATAATGATGATTGTATTCAACCCATCTTGTATTTAAACTGATCAGGATTTGGTTAAGAATGTTGAGAGTTTTTTTTTAGCTTACAACGAAGATAGGAGATAACACCAAAGCTATAATAGTTAATTTGGGACTACTCTAGTTTAAAACGGTTTTGTTTCTTTTTATATAATTATCGGCGTAGAATTAAAACGAGTCAAAACTTGAAACTGTTATTGTCTGTTAAAACCATGATAGTAAGGTAAATGTAAATATTATGTTATTCAGATATGAATTTAAAGTTTTCTTTTTTTTTTGTTTTAATTAAAGGGTTTTCAGAATTTAAAATTTTATTTTAATTTAGTATTATTAAATTAGAAATTTAAAATTTTCATATTAAATATACTCTTGTTAAAAATGTTTAAGCAGTGGATGATATTTTGTGATATTAGGGTGGACAGATGAAATTTCATAATTAAATGTATAATACATAAATTTCATGGTTTTAGAATGTTTGCTAAATAATTTTAATGGAAATATGATTTCATCTTTAAGAAAGATAGTTGGAAATAGACATGAGCAGGCCATGGAAATATGGTTTGGTAGTAGATGATCTTGGCATCATAAAATTTTGAATAGTTTTAGCATTAGGTTGTACAAAGGTTTTTTGAAGTGAATAAAAATTTAAAATTCTTTCAAAAAAAAAAACTTTTTTTTTTTATTCTTCTTGATTCTCATGAAGCTTGTTTTTCCCCTTTTTATTTGGTCTTCTTGATTCTCATGAAGCTTGTTTTTCTTATGTATATTTATTCGAAAAATAGCAAGTAAATGTTTTTTTTAATCAAAGATTATTAATTTGTGAGAATTCAGATGAAATGAGCAATTTAGATGATGATGATGATGATGATGGTTCATCCGAGGACCTCTGAAGAATCTATTTGGGTATGGCCAACGAGAAGGTAAAGACTTCTCTATGTTTAGCCAAGTTCATGATATTGTTGTTAGACTTTGTGAGGTTTATGGGGTAATATCGTTAAATAGTTGTTGCTGTTATACTTATTCTGACAAACAAACTAGGTGGAATGCTGAAAAGTCCCAAATTTCATTTTTGTTTAAAATGGTAATTTGTTTATTTCTTAACTGTTGTCTGGTGGTATGTTTATTTTTAGAATCTAGTTAATTAGATTTCTAATTTTCAGCTTTTCTCAATACCCTTATAATATGATAATCAGAAGACATGTCCAAGCAGCTTGTGTTGCAATCAGAGGATCATTGTTAAGGGGCAAGATTGTTACTAACCCTCTACATTTCTCAAAACCCAAAAATTATAATGAGGTACTGTTTTCTGATTAGCAATACAAGTTCTAAGGCGTGTCCTCTGGTCATAAGTCTCGTGTTAATCCTGAACGGAGTGTTTATCTCTGCGGCACAAGTCAATTTGTTGAACAAGGTACATAAACGTTTTCCTTTTCCCTGGAGACCAGAGCATTGTAATTAGTCCCCTTTTCTGAATATTTTTAATTTTATCTTTTTATTTTCGGTAATACCAGGTTCACATAGTCCATTTGGGAGCAAAGAAACATGATACTCCTGAGCTAGTTACTAAATCACATTACCAAATTTTGGAACCAATTCTTGGAAGGTATATACGAGTATTGTAATTTATCCAATTTCAGTGTTACCAGGAGCATAAACTGAGTGTATACTCAGTTTCCTTCTTTTATAATTCGTGCCACAGCAAAGAAGCTGCACAGAAATCTATAGTATACAATTACAGGCATGGTTTCTCCGGGTTTGCAGCAAAACTTACCGCGTCCCAAGCAAAGAACCTTTCAGGTACTTAGAACGTTGATTGACTCAGAAAGTCATTAATTATATGTCTCCATTAAGCTCTAAATAAATTAATATTGATTTGTTATCTATCAGCGCATCCAGAGGTTCTTTGTGTTATACCAAGTCGAACACTGAGGTCGAAAACAACAAGAACATTCGATTACTTAGGACTTCTACCTAGTTCTCCAAAAGGTCTTCTACATGATACCCGTTTGGGTAGTGAAGCTATTATCGGCATCATAGACTCAGGGATATGGCCAGAGGCAGAGTCATTCAAGGACACAGGTCTAGGACCGATCCCGCAACGTTGGAAAGGAAAATGTGTGTCCGGGGATGGATTTGACGCCACGAAACATTGCAACAAGAAGCTTATAGGGGCTGAGTTCTACGTTGACAGTCTTGCAGCAGAGACGGACGGACGATATGATTTCCATGCAGACAATGAGTATAGATCGGCTAGAGATGGTGTAGGCCATGGCACACATGTGTCTGCGATAGCAGCTGGTTCTTTTGTGGCGAACGCAAGCTACAAAGGACTTGGTGGAGGAGCCGCTAGAGGCGTGGGTCCTCATGCACGTATAGCTATGTACAAGACCTGCTGGGGGA includes:
- the LOC106298012 gene encoding uncharacterized protein LOC106298012 — translated: MAKLNFIMLSFVVLVVANTCVPSLAVEENEPKKLWDQCVVKISPNCALKIISQVFGDGIVSIPCCKELVQEGKECHDTLVKYIADRPSLIGNESKYLQKRDELWAHCVSVSIAVSPA
- the LOC106296945 gene encoding subtilisin-like protease SBT3.5; this translates as MGLSSLTVSNNRKHIVVVYISLVFILKISLISCANQESQIYTVHLGKRQHNDPKLVTDSHHDILGSLLGSKEASRESMIYSYRHGFSGFSAKLTSSQARELSENPHVVHLTRSKNMKLTTTRVSDYLGLTSTAPTGLVHDTDMGSDTIIGIVDSGIWPGSKSFNDNGLGPIPARWKGQCVSGEGFNASMCNRKVIGATYYAKGIARKYKGAFNAAERDEAMSPLDKIGHGTHCASTAAGSFVQNANFLGLGQGTARGSAPRARVAAYKVCWNNEECFTPDILKAMDHAMRDGVDVLSLSLGSEIPLDFEVDRSDFAIAAFHAVMKGITVVCAGGNDGPETQTISNVAPWIITVAATTMDREFFTPITLGNNVTVLGQEGLYIGEEVGFTDLIYFDDLTKADFEAGKAKGKILFTFLTDRFTDQMAEFAKSKGVVGIIIATKPIDLIEPGTAGIASARVDYEIGMDILLYLQTAKFPKAKISPTKTFVGRPSATKVARFSSRGPNSISPAILKPDIAAPGVGILAAVPTGAGYEFMSGTSMATPVVTGIVALLKQKRPDWSPAAIRSALVTTAFQTDPSGEPIAAEGSPRKIADPFDYGGGLVNPGKVADPGLVYDMGHDEYVHYLCSAGYEDISISKLLGKVYTCPSPTPSMLDVNLPSITIPYLSQEITITRTVTNVGPVGSVYKAVIEPPLGINLQVSPKTLEFGPNTKKITFTVKVSTTHRVNTDYHFGSLTWTDNGVHNVRIPLSVRTRVLNFKI